The Nocardioides ochotonae genome segment GTGTCGACCGCGGCCCGGATGACCACCGACGCGCCGGTCTTGCGGTCCACCAGCTCGTCGGTGTGGCGGCGCTTGGCCAGCACCCGCCAGGCCAGCGGCAGCCAGCCCGCGAAGTTCTTGGGGTGCAGGATCACCACGTCGAGGAGGCCGTCGTCGATGACGGCATCGGGCAGCAGCGGCATCCCGGCCTGGAGGAAGCCGACGTTGCCGACGACCACCGTGCGGGCGCGGTGCCGGGTGAACTCGCCGCCGTCGACGGAGATCTCGACCCGGACGGCGGGGAACATCAGCGACTTGGCGCCCGACACGACGTAGGCGATCCAGCCGACCCGCTTCTTCAGGTCCTCGTTGACCCCGGCCATGATCGCCGCGTCGAAGCCCATCCCGGCCATCACCATGAAGTGGGTGTCCTCGATGCCGTCACCGCCGACCTCGACCATGTCGATGGCCCGGTCCTGGCCGTTGAGGCCGACGTCGATCGCGGAGCGGATGTAGAGCGGGATGCCCAGGTTGCGGGCCAGCAGGTTCCCGGTGCCGGCCGGGATGATCCCGACCGGGATCCCGGTGCCGGCGAGCTCGGCGCAGACCTCGCGCACCGTGCCGTCGCCGCCGCAGACCAGCACCAGGTCGGCGCCGCCGACCGCTGCCGCGTCGGCCATGCCGGCGCCCGGGTCCTCGACGGTGGTGTGGTGCCACACCGGCGTGGACCAGCCGGCCTCGGCCGCCATCGTGCTGACCACGTGCTTGAACTGCCCGACGTCCTCGACCTTGATCGGGTTGAGGATCACGTGCAGCGAGCGGGTCGAGGCGAAGACCTCCGGGAGCGGCTCGATGCTGGCGGCGGTGCTGCGCGGCAGCGGGTTGACCACGGCGAGCCCGATCAGCACGCAGGCCAGGCCCAGCACGGTGCCGCCGACGACGTCGGTCGGGAAGTGGCGGCCCAGCAGCACCCGGTCGAGGCAGACCACGACGACCAGCGCGACCAGCGCCGTACCGACGAGGCGGCGCACGCCGCGCCGGCGTACCAGCATCGTGACCAGCACGAACGAGACACCGGCGAGCGCCGCGACCGAGGAGGCGTGCCCGGAGGGGAAGGAGTTGGTGGTCAGCAGGTCGTCGGTGAGCTGCCACTCCGGGCGCTCGCGCCCCACGGTCAGCTTGATCAGCGTCGTGGCCACCGAGGTCAGGACC includes the following:
- a CDS encoding diacylglycerol kinase family protein produces the protein MLDRPRLVHLTWALLCVAVFSGIALAAVQGWGPVAALDDRGDPAQDWAVETSWLRVPLRVVEVAFGTIGMTILTAVLAATMFLKGHRRAAYFTVFVMVLTSVATTLIKLTVGRERPEWQLTDDLLTTNSFPSGHASSVAALAGVSFVLVTMLVRRRGVRRLVGTALVALVVVVCLDRVLLGRHFPTDVVGGTVLGLACVLIGLAVVNPLPRSTAASIEPLPEVFASTRSLHVILNPIKVEDVGQFKHVVSTMAAEAGWSTPVWHHTTVEDPGAGMADAAAVGGADLVLVCGGDGTVREVCAELAGTGIPVGIIPAGTGNLLARNLGIPLYIRSAIDVGLNGQDRAIDMVEVGGDGIEDTHFMVMAGMGFDAAIMAGVNEDLKKRVGWIAYVVSGAKSLMFPAVRVEISVDGGEFTRHRARTVVVGNVGFLQAGMPLLPDAVIDDGLLDVVILHPKNFAGWLPLAWRVLAKRRHTDELVDRKTGASVVIRAAVDTPRQLDGDSIGAGRELRMQCVHGRLLVRVPR